In the Pseudomonadota bacterium genome, CCGTGAGCGTCAAGGTGCCTTGGGCATGGAACCGTTCGGCGAAGGTCTTAATGGAGGAGAAGCGCGCATAGCGGTCACACACGGGTTAAGCGAGCACGTCCTTCAAGGCCTTGAGCGGCAGCGCGCGAATGACTTTCCGCGCAGGCTTCGCCTTGATCATAATATCCTCGCCGGTTAGCGGATTGCGTCCTTTCCGCGCCTT is a window encoding:
- a CDS encoding SOS response-associated peptidase — protein: MCDRYARFSSIKTFAERFHAQGTLTLTESYNVAPTQAVLFARNAVDGRA
- a CDS encoding HU family DNA-binding protein: KARKGRNPLTGEDIMIKAKPARKVIRALPLKALKDVLA